One stretch of Hemibagrus wyckioides isolate EC202008001 linkage group LG01, SWU_Hwy_1.0, whole genome shotgun sequence DNA includes these proteins:
- the fkbp14 gene encoding peptidyl-prolyl cis-trans isomerase FKBP14 yields the protein MMLEFWLCLLSALFFCIHGAKLPEPEVKIEVVYKPFLCHRKTKYGDMLLVHYDGFLESNGTMFHSSRQEGDKHPVWFTLGIREVIKGWDKGLQNMCTGEKRKLTIPPSLAYGKDGKGKIPPESTLIFEIELMEIRNGPRSHESFQEMDLNDDWKLSRSEVKEYLRKEFERHGYPPNDTHHEAMVEDIFKQEDDDKDGYISAREFTYQHDEL from the exons ATGATGCTGGAATTTTGGCTCTGCTTACTCTCAGCTCTGTTTTTTTGTATCCATGGCGCAAAACTTCCGGAGCCGGAGGTGAAAATTGAAGTTGTGTACAAACCTTTTCTGTGTCATCGAAAAACCAAATATGGGGACATGCTTCTGGTGCATTACGACGGATTTCTGGAGAGTAACGGCACAATGTTTCATTCCAG CCGCCAAGAGGGTGATAAACACCCAGTATGGTTTACCCTGGGGATCCGGGAGGTGATCAAAGGATGGGACAAGGGACTTCAGAACATGTGCacaggagagaaaagaaagctgACCATCCCACCCTCTCTGGCATACGGCAAGGATGGCAAAG GAAAGATCCCACCAGAGAGCACCCTGATCTTTGAAATAGAGCTCATGGAGATCAGGAATGGCCCCAGGTCACACGAGTCATTTCAGGAGATGGACCTTAATGATGACTGGAAGCTTTCCAGATCTGAG GTTAAAGAGTATCTGCGTAAAGAGTTTGAGAGACATGGATACCCTCCTAATGACACTCATCATGAAGCTATGGTAGAAGACATCTTTAAACAGGAGGATGACGACAAGGACGGCTATATATCTGCCCGAGAATTCACATACCAGCATGACGAATTATAA
- the LOC131354281 gene encoding proline-rich protein 15-like protein — MAERIPWWKAFTGRVLSNILKDAAVQHDQGSDSKNSGFPSDGFDVSQLEPAIMDTFSRNLTVSRSGRFKEKRKVRATLPTNKNIYESNTAVAK, encoded by the coding sequence ATGGCGGAGAGGATTCCCTGGTGGAAGGCCTTCACCGGGAGGGTGCTGAGCAACATCCTTAAAGACGCTGCTGTTCAGCATGATCAAGGCTCAGACAGCAAAAACTCAGGCTTCCCAAGTGATGGATTTGACGTCTCACAGCTGGAACCTGCCATAATGGACACGTTCAGCCGAAACCTTACCGTCTCACGCTCCGGCCGCTTCAAGGAAAAACGCAAGGTCCGAGCCACTCTGCCCACCAACAAGAACATTTACGAAAGCAACACAGCCGTGGCCAAGTAG
- the plekha8 gene encoding pleckstrin homology domain-containing family A member 8 isoform X1 translates to MEGVLYKWTNYISGWQPRWFVLAGGTLSYYDSQEDAWKGCKGSMKISVCEIQVHPSDFTRVDLTIPGEQYFYLRAINAAERQKWLVALGTAKACLTDNRTKKEKEVQENTEALKTKMSELRIYCDLLLEQVNKLKESPLGEGAAGSGETGDDSGSLVKSTCATFLKTLEECMQIASRTFSPDLQNLSPPETPPVAAIKPHKVIKSSNQKSHPLEEKQKRSVNSSSIALLHENVKLGPDGEPPPFLPGKMPESSTENSLTEEECEHQLEVQSAPHPNLQDPAKSELPIGEAGEDMRPDVTCTLEKQQEQQPTTLESQEADPDVHELESEGKLEKEDQVETFFSSMSHRFSDIRLEDDSGIPTRAFLDSCYAIVPVLDKLGPTVFAPVKIDFVGNIKKVQQKLLSDPDNFPTLQSIVLHEVQMEVAQVRNSATEALLWLKRGLKFLKEFLSEVDAGEQDIHAALNIAYGKTLRQYHGWVVRGVFALALRAAPSYGGFMAALVCHEGDELKEDFMSGMHRDLAIYLSAMEKQLAILDALYEEYGLESDEVV, encoded by the exons ATGGAGGGAGTGCTTTATAAATGGACCAATTATATAAGTG GGTGGCAGCCACGCTGGTTTGTGTTAGCTGGAGGTACGCTTTCATATTATGATTCCCAGGAAGATGCATGGAAAGGATGCAAGGGCAGCATGAAGATATCCGTCTGTGAAATACAAG TGCACCCATCAGATTTCACAAGAGTTGATCTGACCATACCAGGAGAACAATACTTCTACCTCAGGGCCATCAATgcagcagagagacagaaatggtTGGTAGCTTTAGGAACAGCCAAAGCCTGTCTGACGGACAACCGGACCAAGAAAGAGAAGG AAGTCCAGGAAAACACAGAGGCACTGAAAACCAAGATGTCTGAACTGAGGATATACTGTGACCTCCTTCTTGAACAGGTGAACAAACTCAAGGAGAGTCCTTTGGGTGAGGGGGCAGCTGGCTCTGGAGAG ACAGGGGACGATTCAGGTAGTCTGGTGAAGTCCACATGTGCCACATTCCTGAAGACACTGGAGGAGTGCATGCAGATAGCCAGCCGCACATTCAGTCCAGACCTGCAGAACCTCAGCCCACCAGAAACGCCACCTGTTGCTGCTATTAAACCTCACAAGGTG atcaaaTCTTCTAACCAAAAAAGCCACCCTTTGGAAGAAAA ACAGAAACGCTCAGTAAATAGCTCATCTATTGCATTGCTACATGAGAATGTGAAGTTAGGACCAGATGGAGAACCTCCTCCATTTCTTCCAGGAAAAATGCCAGAATCTTCAACAG AGAACAGTCTAACAGAGGAGGAATGTGAACACCAGCTGGAGGTCCAGAGTGCACCTCACCCTAATCTTCAGGATCCTGCCAAGAGTGAACTTCCCATAGGGGAGGCAGGAGAAGACATGCGTCCAGATGTAACTTGCACATTAGAGAAGCAACAGGAACAGCAACCCACCACCCTGGAAAGCCAAGAGGCTGACCCAGATGTGCATGAGCTTGAGTCAGAGGGTAAACTGGAAAAAGAAGATCAGGTGGAAACATTCTTCAGTAGTATGAGCCACAG ATTTAGTGATATAAGACTGGAGGACGACAGTGGTATCCCCACACGAGCCTTTTTGGACTCTTGCTATGCTATAGTGCCAGTATTAG ACAAGCTGGGACCAACAGTCTTCGCTCCAGTTAAAATAGATTTTGTGGGCAACATTAAG AAAGTGCAGCAGAAGTTACTGTCAGACCCAGACAACTTCCCCACTCTGCAGAGTATTGTGCTTCATGAAGTGCAGATGGAAGTGGCGCAGGTGCGAAACTCGGCCACCGAGGCTCTGCTGTGGCTCAAACGAGGATTAAAATTCCTCAAAGAGTTCCTCTCCGAGGTGGATGCTGGAGAGCAGGACATCCATGCAGCTTTGA ACATTGCCTATGGAAAGACATTACGTCAGTATCACGGATGGGTGGTGCGTGGAGTTTTTGCT CTGGCACTGAGGGCAGCTCCTTCCTATGGCGGCTTCATGGCAGCGCTGGTATGTCATGAGGGAGATGAGCTGAAGGAGGATTTTATGTCAGGAATGCACCGTGACCTTGCCATCTACCTGTCAGCCATGGAGAAGCAGCTGGCCATCCTGGATGCTCTGTATGAGGAGTACGGCCTGGAGTCAGACGAGGTGGTGTGA
- the chn2 gene encoding beta-chimaerin isoform X2, producing the protein MQAHWEPTGSDLAPLRARKQERKRQELLALALGLRLGVHTFRGPHWCEYCANFMWGLIAQGVRCSDCGLNVHKQCSKLVPSDCQPDLRRIKKVFSCDLTTLVKAHNTPRPMVVDMCIREIEQRGLKSEGLYRVSGFTEHIEDVRLSFDRDGEKADISANAYPDINAITGALKLYLRDLPIPVITYDVYSKFIQAAKINDPDTRLEAIHDGLLQLPPAHYETLRYLMTHLKRVTMYEKDNLMNAENLGIVFGPTLMQPPDQNTLATLNDMRHQKLIVQLLIEHEDILF; encoded by the exons ATGCAGGCTCACTGGGAGCCAACAGGGAGTGACCTGGCTCCTCTTCGAGCGAGGAAACAGGAAAGGAAGCGCCAGGAATTGCTGGCTCTAGCTCTTGGGCTGAGGCTAGGG GTTCACACCTTCAGAGGCCCGCATTGGTGTGAATACTGTGCCAACTTCATGTGGGGTCTCATTGCCCAGGGTGTTCGCTGCTCAG ACTGTGGACTGAACGTGCATAAACAATGCTCAAAACTGGTGCCCAGCGACTGTCAGCCAGACCTGCGGCGCATCAAGAAGGTTTTCAGCTGTGACCTCACCACGCTGGTTAAAGCTCACAATACACCACGGCCTATGGTCGTAGACATGTGCATCAGAGAAATTGAGCAAAGAG GACTGAAGTCAGAAGGGCTCTACAGAGTGTCTGGTTTTACAGAACATATAGAAGATGTGAGGCTGTCCTTTGACAGAG ACGGTGAGAAGGCAGATATCAGTGCAAATGCATATCCAGACATCAACGCCATCACAGGAGCTTTGAAACTCTATCTGAGGGATCTGCCCATCCCTGTCATCACATACGACGTCTATTCCAAATTCATACAGGCAGCCA aaataaatgacCCTGACACCAGGCTAGAAGCAATCCACGATGGCCTGCTGCAGCTTCCTCCTGCCCACTATGAGACTCTTCGCTACCTGATGACCCATTTAAAGAG GGTCACTATGTATGAAAAAGACAATCTCATGAATGCAGAGAATCTCGGAATCGTCTTCGGTCCAACTTTGATGCAGCCACCAGACCAGAACACACTCGCCACCCTCAACGACATGAGGCACCAGAAACTGATCGTTCAGCTGTTGATTGAGCATGAAGATATCCTCTTTTAA
- the plekha8 gene encoding pleckstrin homology domain-containing family A member 8 isoform X2, whose translation MEGVLYKWTNYISGWQPRWFVLAGGTLSYYDSQEDAWKGCKGSMKISVCEIQVHPSDFTRVDLTIPGEQYFYLRAINAAERQKWLVALGTAKACLTDNRTKKEKEVQENTEALKTKMSELRIYCDLLLEQVNKLKESPLGEGAAGSGETGDDSGSLVKSTCATFLKTLEECMQIASRTFSPDLQNLSPPETPPVAAIKPHKIKSSNQKSHPLEEKQKRSVNSSSIALLHENVKLGPDGEPPPFLPGKMPESSTENSLTEEECEHQLEVQSAPHPNLQDPAKSELPIGEAGEDMRPDVTCTLEKQQEQQPTTLESQEADPDVHELESEGKLEKEDQVETFFSSMSHRFSDIRLEDDSGIPTRAFLDSCYAIVPVLDKLGPTVFAPVKIDFVGNIKKVQQKLLSDPDNFPTLQSIVLHEVQMEVAQVRNSATEALLWLKRGLKFLKEFLSEVDAGEQDIHAALNIAYGKTLRQYHGWVVRGVFALALRAAPSYGGFMAALVCHEGDELKEDFMSGMHRDLAIYLSAMEKQLAILDALYEEYGLESDEVV comes from the exons ATGGAGGGAGTGCTTTATAAATGGACCAATTATATAAGTG GGTGGCAGCCACGCTGGTTTGTGTTAGCTGGAGGTACGCTTTCATATTATGATTCCCAGGAAGATGCATGGAAAGGATGCAAGGGCAGCATGAAGATATCCGTCTGTGAAATACAAG TGCACCCATCAGATTTCACAAGAGTTGATCTGACCATACCAGGAGAACAATACTTCTACCTCAGGGCCATCAATgcagcagagagacagaaatggtTGGTAGCTTTAGGAACAGCCAAAGCCTGTCTGACGGACAACCGGACCAAGAAAGAGAAGG AAGTCCAGGAAAACACAGAGGCACTGAAAACCAAGATGTCTGAACTGAGGATATACTGTGACCTCCTTCTTGAACAGGTGAACAAACTCAAGGAGAGTCCTTTGGGTGAGGGGGCAGCTGGCTCTGGAGAG ACAGGGGACGATTCAGGTAGTCTGGTGAAGTCCACATGTGCCACATTCCTGAAGACACTGGAGGAGTGCATGCAGATAGCCAGCCGCACATTCAGTCCAGACCTGCAGAACCTCAGCCCACCAGAAACGCCACCTGTTGCTGCTATTAAACCTCACAAG atcaaaTCTTCTAACCAAAAAAGCCACCCTTTGGAAGAAAA ACAGAAACGCTCAGTAAATAGCTCATCTATTGCATTGCTACATGAGAATGTGAAGTTAGGACCAGATGGAGAACCTCCTCCATTTCTTCCAGGAAAAATGCCAGAATCTTCAACAG AGAACAGTCTAACAGAGGAGGAATGTGAACACCAGCTGGAGGTCCAGAGTGCACCTCACCCTAATCTTCAGGATCCTGCCAAGAGTGAACTTCCCATAGGGGAGGCAGGAGAAGACATGCGTCCAGATGTAACTTGCACATTAGAGAAGCAACAGGAACAGCAACCCACCACCCTGGAAAGCCAAGAGGCTGACCCAGATGTGCATGAGCTTGAGTCAGAGGGTAAACTGGAAAAAGAAGATCAGGTGGAAACATTCTTCAGTAGTATGAGCCACAG ATTTAGTGATATAAGACTGGAGGACGACAGTGGTATCCCCACACGAGCCTTTTTGGACTCTTGCTATGCTATAGTGCCAGTATTAG ACAAGCTGGGACCAACAGTCTTCGCTCCAGTTAAAATAGATTTTGTGGGCAACATTAAG AAAGTGCAGCAGAAGTTACTGTCAGACCCAGACAACTTCCCCACTCTGCAGAGTATTGTGCTTCATGAAGTGCAGATGGAAGTGGCGCAGGTGCGAAACTCGGCCACCGAGGCTCTGCTGTGGCTCAAACGAGGATTAAAATTCCTCAAAGAGTTCCTCTCCGAGGTGGATGCTGGAGAGCAGGACATCCATGCAGCTTTGA ACATTGCCTATGGAAAGACATTACGTCAGTATCACGGATGGGTGGTGCGTGGAGTTTTTGCT CTGGCACTGAGGGCAGCTCCTTCCTATGGCGGCTTCATGGCAGCGCTGGTATGTCATGAGGGAGATGAGCTGAAGGAGGATTTTATGTCAGGAATGCACCGTGACCTTGCCATCTACCTGTCAGCCATGGAGAAGCAGCTGGCCATCCTGGATGCTCTGTATGAGGAGTACGGCCTGGAGTCAGACGAGGTGGTGTGA
- the plekha8 gene encoding pleckstrin homology domain-containing family A member 8 isoform X3: MEGVLYKWTNYISGWQPRWFVLAGGTLSYYDSQEDAWKGCKGSMKISVCEIQVHPSDFTRVDLTIPGEQYFYLRAINAAERQKWLVALGTAKACLTDNRTKKEKEVQENTEALKTKMSELRIYCDLLLEQTGDDSGSLVKSTCATFLKTLEECMQIASRTFSPDLQNLSPPETPPVAAIKPHKVIKSSNQKSHPLEEKQKRSVNSSSIALLHENVKLGPDGEPPPFLPGKMPESSTENSLTEEECEHQLEVQSAPHPNLQDPAKSELPIGEAGEDMRPDVTCTLEKQQEQQPTTLESQEADPDVHELESEGKLEKEDQVETFFSSMSHRFSDIRLEDDSGIPTRAFLDSCYAIVPVLDKLGPTVFAPVKIDFVGNIKKVQQKLLSDPDNFPTLQSIVLHEVQMEVAQVRNSATEALLWLKRGLKFLKEFLSEVDAGEQDIHAALNIAYGKTLRQYHGWVVRGVFALALRAAPSYGGFMAALVCHEGDELKEDFMSGMHRDLAIYLSAMEKQLAILDALYEEYGLESDEVV, translated from the exons ATGGAGGGAGTGCTTTATAAATGGACCAATTATATAAGTG GGTGGCAGCCACGCTGGTTTGTGTTAGCTGGAGGTACGCTTTCATATTATGATTCCCAGGAAGATGCATGGAAAGGATGCAAGGGCAGCATGAAGATATCCGTCTGTGAAATACAAG TGCACCCATCAGATTTCACAAGAGTTGATCTGACCATACCAGGAGAACAATACTTCTACCTCAGGGCCATCAATgcagcagagagacagaaatggtTGGTAGCTTTAGGAACAGCCAAAGCCTGTCTGACGGACAACCGGACCAAGAAAGAGAAGG AAGTCCAGGAAAACACAGAGGCACTGAAAACCAAGATGTCTGAACTGAGGATATACTGTGACCTCCTTCTTGAACAG ACAGGGGACGATTCAGGTAGTCTGGTGAAGTCCACATGTGCCACATTCCTGAAGACACTGGAGGAGTGCATGCAGATAGCCAGCCGCACATTCAGTCCAGACCTGCAGAACCTCAGCCCACCAGAAACGCCACCTGTTGCTGCTATTAAACCTCACAAGGTG atcaaaTCTTCTAACCAAAAAAGCCACCCTTTGGAAGAAAA ACAGAAACGCTCAGTAAATAGCTCATCTATTGCATTGCTACATGAGAATGTGAAGTTAGGACCAGATGGAGAACCTCCTCCATTTCTTCCAGGAAAAATGCCAGAATCTTCAACAG AGAACAGTCTAACAGAGGAGGAATGTGAACACCAGCTGGAGGTCCAGAGTGCACCTCACCCTAATCTTCAGGATCCTGCCAAGAGTGAACTTCCCATAGGGGAGGCAGGAGAAGACATGCGTCCAGATGTAACTTGCACATTAGAGAAGCAACAGGAACAGCAACCCACCACCCTGGAAAGCCAAGAGGCTGACCCAGATGTGCATGAGCTTGAGTCAGAGGGTAAACTGGAAAAAGAAGATCAGGTGGAAACATTCTTCAGTAGTATGAGCCACAG ATTTAGTGATATAAGACTGGAGGACGACAGTGGTATCCCCACACGAGCCTTTTTGGACTCTTGCTATGCTATAGTGCCAGTATTAG ACAAGCTGGGACCAACAGTCTTCGCTCCAGTTAAAATAGATTTTGTGGGCAACATTAAG AAAGTGCAGCAGAAGTTACTGTCAGACCCAGACAACTTCCCCACTCTGCAGAGTATTGTGCTTCATGAAGTGCAGATGGAAGTGGCGCAGGTGCGAAACTCGGCCACCGAGGCTCTGCTGTGGCTCAAACGAGGATTAAAATTCCTCAAAGAGTTCCTCTCCGAGGTGGATGCTGGAGAGCAGGACATCCATGCAGCTTTGA ACATTGCCTATGGAAAGACATTACGTCAGTATCACGGATGGGTGGTGCGTGGAGTTTTTGCT CTGGCACTGAGGGCAGCTCCTTCCTATGGCGGCTTCATGGCAGCGCTGGTATGTCATGAGGGAGATGAGCTGAAGGAGGATTTTATGTCAGGAATGCACCGTGACCTTGCCATCTACCTGTCAGCCATGGAGAAGCAGCTGGCCATCCTGGATGCTCTGTATGAGGAGTACGGCCTGGAGTCAGACGAGGTGGTGTGA